The following proteins come from a genomic window of Mycolicibacterium rufum:
- a CDS encoding MFS transporter, with the protein MTRRWFALGVLTLAVLLIGVDGTVLALATPFITADLGATGTQILWIGDIYSFVLAALLISMGSLGDRIGHKKLLLCGATAFAAFSVITAYSTSPQMLIGTRALLGMAGATLAPATLALIRGIFADQRQRSIAVGIWASAFSAGAALGPVVGGVLLEHFWWGSVFLINIPVMVVLVAGGLVLLPEHRDPQPGPWDLPSVALSMIGMIGVVYAIKEGFAGLAHGIGGDVVIAGVLGATALTMFVRRQLRLPNPLIDVRLFANPRFSGVVAANLLSVLGLSGLVFFLSQYFQLVHGYGPLQAGLAELPAAMTATVFGVIAGLLVRRVSHRAVLTTGLALVGVAMAALMISLLVFTPITPYLPLGIALFVVGVGLGLAFTVASDVILASVPKERAGAAAAVSETAYELGMALGIALLGSIVTAVYRTVVVAPGVPAAAAAHARDSLAGAIHAADTLPAGQADGLVDAARTAFTHGLSVASGVGALLLLASAVAVWILLKSPGQVEIGVLPDPGVHRDARGDRRVDAPCGSELRD; encoded by the coding sequence ATGACCCGCCGTTGGTTCGCTCTCGGCGTCCTCACCCTCGCTGTCCTGCTCATCGGCGTCGACGGCACCGTGCTGGCGCTGGCGACACCGTTCATCACCGCCGACCTCGGCGCCACCGGCACGCAGATCCTCTGGATCGGCGACATCTACTCGTTCGTGCTGGCCGCCCTGCTGATCAGCATGGGCAGCCTCGGCGACCGCATCGGGCACAAGAAGCTGTTGCTCTGCGGCGCAACGGCTTTCGCCGCCTTCTCGGTGATCACCGCGTATTCCACGAGCCCGCAGATGCTGATCGGCACGCGCGCGCTGCTCGGCATGGCCGGGGCCACGCTCGCCCCCGCGACGCTCGCCCTGATCCGCGGCATCTTCGCCGACCAACGCCAGCGCAGCATCGCCGTCGGTATCTGGGCCTCGGCGTTCTCGGCCGGCGCCGCGCTGGGCCCCGTGGTCGGCGGCGTGCTGCTCGAGCACTTCTGGTGGGGATCGGTGTTCCTGATCAACATCCCGGTGATGGTGGTCCTCGTCGCCGGCGGCCTCGTGCTGCTGCCGGAGCACCGCGACCCGCAGCCGGGGCCGTGGGATCTGCCCAGCGTCGCGCTGTCGATGATCGGCATGATCGGCGTGGTCTACGCGATCAAGGAGGGCTTCGCGGGCCTGGCCCACGGCATCGGCGGCGACGTCGTGATCGCGGGCGTGCTCGGCGCCACGGCGCTGACGATGTTCGTGCGCCGCCAGCTGCGGCTGCCGAACCCGCTGATCGACGTGCGGCTGTTCGCCAATCCGCGGTTCTCCGGCGTCGTCGCCGCCAACCTGCTGTCGGTGCTCGGCCTGTCCGGGCTGGTGTTCTTCCTGTCCCAGTACTTCCAGCTGGTGCACGGCTACGGGCCGCTGCAGGCCGGGCTGGCCGAACTGCCTGCCGCGATGACCGCGACGGTGTTCGGCGTGATCGCCGGCCTGCTGGTGCGCCGCGTCTCGCACCGCGCCGTGCTGACCACCGGTCTGGCGCTGGTGGGTGTGGCCATGGCCGCGCTGATGATCTCGCTGCTGGTGTTCACGCCGATCACGCCGTACCTGCCGCTGGGGATCGCGCTCTTCGTGGTCGGCGTCGGGCTGGGCCTCGCGTTCACCGTCGCCAGCGACGTGATCCTGGCCAGCGTCCCGAAGGAACGGGCCGGCGCGGCCGCGGCCGTGTCGGAGACGGCCTACGAGCTGGGCATGGCGCTGGGCATCGCGCTGCTGGGATCCATCGTCACCGCGGTCTACCGCACGGTCGTGGTCGCGCCCGGCGTCCCGGCCGCGGCGGCCGCGCACGCCCGCGACTCGCTGGCCGGCGCGATCCACGCCGCCGACACCCTGCCCGCGGGTCAGGCCGACGGCCTGGTCGACGCGGCGCGCACAGCGTTCACGCATGGCCTGTCGGTCGCCTCCGGCGTGGGGGCCCTCCTGCTGCTCGCCTCGGCGGTGGCGGTGTGGATCCTGCTGAAATCACCAGGCCAGGTCGAGATCGGCGTGCTGCCGGATCCAGGTGTGCATCGCGATGCCCGCGGCGACCGCCGCGTTGATGCTCCGTGTGGATCCGAACTGCGCGATTGA
- a CDS encoding alcohol dehydrogenase catalytic domain-containing protein yields the protein MPTHQAVHVAQADAPLTLVEVDTPSPQPGHVRIDVAACGVCGTDREFHAGHFPGLQWPLTLGHEIAGTVAEVGDGVEDFAAGDRVAIGWFGGNCNRCVPCRKGQFMQCQRMEVPSWHYPGGYAESVIAPATALARIPEGLSFVEAAPMGCAGVTTFNGLRQTRAKAGDLVAILGVGGLGHLGVQFSRAMGFETVAIARGTGKADEARTLGAHHYIDSTAQDIAAELQKLGGAAVVLATANNAEAMAATVGGLGPAGELVAVGVTPENLPISPLDLINAGLSVSGHPSGTSRDVEETLHFALLSGVRAMVEERPLAEAAEAFEAMDSGRARYRMVLTV from the coding sequence ATGCCCACCCATCAGGCCGTCCATGTCGCGCAGGCCGACGCACCGCTGACCCTCGTCGAGGTCGACACCCCCTCCCCGCAGCCGGGCCACGTCCGCATCGATGTCGCCGCGTGCGGCGTCTGCGGCACCGACCGCGAGTTCCACGCCGGGCACTTCCCCGGCCTGCAGTGGCCGCTGACCCTCGGCCACGAGATCGCCGGAACCGTCGCCGAGGTCGGGGACGGGGTCGAGGACTTCGCCGCCGGGGACCGGGTGGCGATCGGCTGGTTCGGCGGCAACTGCAACCGCTGCGTCCCCTGCCGCAAGGGCCAGTTCATGCAGTGCCAGCGGATGGAGGTGCCGAGCTGGCACTACCCCGGCGGGTACGCGGAGTCGGTCATCGCGCCCGCGACCGCGCTGGCCCGCATCCCCGAGGGTCTGTCGTTCGTCGAGGCGGCCCCGATGGGCTGTGCGGGGGTGACGACGTTCAACGGGCTGCGGCAGACCCGGGCCAAGGCGGGCGACCTGGTCGCGATCCTGGGCGTCGGCGGTCTCGGCCACCTCGGGGTCCAGTTCTCCCGGGCGATGGGATTCGAGACCGTCGCGATCGCGCGGGGCACCGGCAAGGCCGACGAGGCCAGGACGCTCGGTGCGCACCACTACATCGACTCGACCGCGCAGGACATCGCCGCGGAGCTGCAGAAGCTCGGCGGCGCCGCGGTGGTGCTGGCCACCGCCAACAACGCCGAGGCCATGGCGGCGACGGTCGGCGGTCTCGGGCCGGCCGGTGAGCTCGTCGCGGTCGGCGTCACGCCGGAGAACCTGCCGATCAGTCCGCTCGATCTGATCAATGCGGGGCTCTCGGTCAGCGGGCACCCGTCGGGCACCTCCCGCGACGTCGAGGAGACGTTGCACTTCGCGCTGCTGAGCGGGGTGCGGGCGATGGTCGAGGAGCGTCCGCTCGCCGAGGCGGCCGAGGCGTTCGAGGCGATGGACTCCGGCCGTGCCCGCTACCGGATGGTTCTGACCGTGTGA
- a CDS encoding VTT domain-containing protein → MPHSRAPVPLRPVVVDTLALMPDFLDPINLIGYFGTWALVGILVVVFVESGVLFPILPGDTLLFVAGMLAAGTAARADAVDANFHLWQLLVFIPVAAVLGGQVGYWIGRSLGTAMFKPNARVLKQRYLDEAHLFFEQRGPFAIVIARFVPIVRTLAPITAGAAKMNYGAFTAFNVLGAVIWGVGLVLMGYGLGQFEVVQKLLEPIFILIAVASITPMIWEWYKRRKAAKQAGPSAPEPHHP, encoded by the coding sequence ATGCCTCACTCTAGAGCGCCGGTACCCTTGAGACCCGTGGTCGTCGACACTCTCGCGCTGATGCCCGACTTTTTGGACCCGATCAACCTGATCGGCTACTTCGGCACCTGGGCGCTGGTCGGCATCCTCGTGGTCGTCTTCGTCGAATCCGGGGTGCTGTTCCCGATCCTGCCCGGCGACACCCTGCTGTTCGTCGCGGGCATGCTGGCGGCGGGCACGGCGGCCCGGGCCGACGCCGTGGACGCCAACTTCCACCTCTGGCAGCTGCTGGTGTTCATTCCCGTCGCGGCCGTCCTCGGCGGGCAGGTGGGCTACTGGATCGGCCGCAGCCTGGGCACCGCGATGTTCAAGCCCAACGCGCGTGTCCTCAAGCAGCGCTACCTCGACGAGGCGCACCTGTTCTTCGAGCAGCGCGGACCGTTCGCGATCGTGATCGCCCGGTTCGTGCCGATCGTGCGGACGCTGGCGCCGATCACCGCCGGCGCGGCGAAGATGAACTACGGCGCGTTCACGGCGTTCAACGTGCTCGGCGCGGTGATCTGGGGTGTCGGACTGGTGCTGATGGGCTACGGCCTCGGCCAGTTCGAGGTGGTGCAGAAGCTGCTCGAGCCGATCTTCATCCTGATCGCCGTCGCGTCGATCACGCCGATGATCTGGGAGTGGTACAAGCGCCGCAAGGCCGCTAAGCAGGCAGGCCCGTCAGCACCCGAGCCGCACCATCCGTGA
- a CDS encoding glycoside hydrolase family 76 protein, which yields MDQMWANRAGSAEAAITTRHLRKLWGLPGTQLGVVAWPAAGKQRRFGTWHYWWQAHLLDNLVDAQVRDPQPERLARIGRQIRGHRFRNIGRWTNDYYDDMAWLALALERSGRLAGVERPKALDTFADQFLSSWVPEDGGGIPWRKQDQFFNAPANGPAGIFLARTEGRLRRAQQMADWIDETLIDPETHLVFDGIKGGSLVRAQYTYCQGVVLGLETELAARTQDPRHAERVHRLVAAVAEHMAPDGVLKGAGGGDGGLFHGILARYLALVATALPAGGPDDETARATAGALVLSSAQAAWDNRATVEDLPLFSAFWERDAQVPTAGTQDAQFVEGAVNSSEIPERDLSVQLAGWMLMEAAHTVAGDRD from the coding sequence ATGGATCAGATGTGGGCCAACCGCGCGGGCAGCGCCGAAGCCGCGATCACCACCCGGCACCTCCGCAAGCTCTGGGGGCTGCCCGGAACCCAGCTCGGCGTCGTGGCCTGGCCGGCGGCCGGCAAACAGCGCCGCTTCGGCACCTGGCACTACTGGTGGCAGGCCCATCTGCTGGACAACCTCGTCGACGCGCAGGTGCGCGACCCGCAGCCCGAGCGGCTCGCCAGGATCGGCCGCCAGATCCGCGGGCACCGGTTCCGCAACATCGGCCGCTGGACCAACGACTACTACGACGACATGGCGTGGCTGGCGCTCGCGCTCGAGCGGTCGGGCCGGCTCGCCGGCGTGGAACGGCCGAAGGCGCTCGACACCTTCGCCGACCAGTTCCTGTCCTCCTGGGTGCCCGAGGACGGCGGGGGCATCCCGTGGCGCAAGCAGGACCAGTTCTTCAACGCCCCCGCCAACGGCCCGGCGGGCATCTTCCTCGCGCGCACCGAGGGACGGCTGCGCCGCGCCCAGCAGATGGCGGACTGGATCGACGAGACGCTGATCGATCCCGAGACCCACCTGGTGTTCGACGGGATCAAGGGCGGGTCGCTGGTGCGGGCCCAGTACACCTACTGCCAGGGCGTGGTGCTCGGCCTCGAGACCGAACTCGCGGCGCGCACGCAGGATCCTCGTCACGCCGAGCGGGTGCACCGCCTGGTCGCCGCGGTGGCCGAGCACATGGCGCCCGACGGCGTGCTCAAGGGCGCGGGCGGCGGCGACGGCGGCCTGTTCCACGGCATCCTGGCGCGCTACCTGGCGCTGGTCGCCACCGCTCTGCCCGCCGGCGGACCCGACGACGAGACGGCGCGGGCCACCGCGGGCGCCCTGGTGCTGTCGTCGGCGCAGGCGGCGTGGGACAACCGGGCGACGGTCGAGGACCTGCCGTTGTTCAGCGCCTTCTGGGAGCGTGACGCCCAGGTGCCGACGGCAGGCACCCAGGACGCGCAGTTCGTCGAGGGTGCGGTGAACTCCTCGGAGATCCCGGAGCGCGATCTGTCCGTCCAGCTGGCAGGCTGGATGCTGATGGAAGCCGCCCACACTGTCGCCGGTGACCGTGACTGA
- the map gene encoding type I methionyl aminopeptidase, with protein MVELKTAAEIEAMAVTGAFIAALLDDLAQRAAVGVNLLDLEHRARDLIAERGAQSCYWDYAPSFGRGPFRNVICLSVNDAVLHGLPHDYVLRDGDLLSMDIAVSIDGWVADSARSIIVGTPRAEDQRLIEATERALAAGIAAARPGGRLGDISAAIGAVAAEYGYPVNTDFGGHGLGRTMHEDPHVPNVGRAGRGMELRPGLTLALEPWLAQGTRKIVYDRDGWTIRSADGSRTAHSEHTIAVTDGAARVLTGLPA; from the coding sequence GTGGTCGAGTTGAAGACGGCGGCGGAGATCGAGGCCATGGCGGTCACCGGCGCGTTCATCGCCGCGCTGCTCGACGACCTGGCGCAGCGCGCCGCGGTCGGGGTGAACCTGCTCGATCTGGAGCACCGGGCGCGTGATCTGATCGCCGAGCGCGGCGCGCAGTCGTGCTACTGGGACTACGCGCCGTCGTTCGGTCGCGGACCGTTCCGCAACGTCATCTGCCTGTCGGTCAACGACGCGGTGCTGCACGGTCTGCCGCACGACTACGTGCTGCGCGACGGCGACCTGCTCAGCATGGACATCGCCGTCTCGATCGACGGGTGGGTCGCCGACTCGGCACGCAGCATCATCGTCGGCACACCGCGCGCCGAGGACCAGCGGCTCATCGAGGCGACCGAACGCGCGCTCGCCGCCGGCATCGCCGCCGCGCGGCCCGGGGGCCGGCTTGGCGACATCTCCGCGGCCATCGGCGCGGTGGCCGCCGAGTACGGCTATCCGGTGAACACCGACTTCGGCGGGCACGGTCTGGGGCGCACGATGCACGAGGACCCCCACGTGCCGAACGTCGGGCGCGCCGGGCGCGGCATGGAATTGCGGCCGGGTCTGACCCTGGCACTCGAACCGTGGCTCGCTCAGGGCACCCGCAAGATCGTCTACGACCGGGACGGGTGGACGATCCGCTCGGCCGACGGGTCACGCACCGCGCACAGCGAACACACGATCGCGGTCACGGATGGTGCGGCTCGGGTGCTGACGGGCCTGCCTGCTTAG
- a CDS encoding TetR/AcrR family transcriptional regulator yields MSTRDDLLRAAADYLGRRPNATQDEIAAAVGVSRATLHRHFSGRVALMAALEELAIAEMGTVIDNARLQEGSAAEALRRLVTACEPVSPYLALLYSQSQEDPTACLEVWDEIDGQITDLFLRGQRVGEFRPELPAAWLTEAFYSLVAATDWSIRVGRVAPRDASRIITDLLLNGVRPS; encoded by the coding sequence ATGTCCACGCGTGACGACCTGCTGCGGGCGGCGGCCGACTATCTCGGCCGACGGCCGAACGCGACGCAGGACGAGATCGCGGCCGCCGTCGGCGTCAGCCGCGCGACGCTGCACCGGCACTTCTCCGGGCGGGTCGCGCTGATGGCCGCGCTCGAGGAACTGGCCATCGCCGAGATGGGCACGGTCATCGACAACGCCCGCCTGCAGGAGGGCAGCGCCGCCGAGGCGCTGCGCCGCCTCGTCACCGCGTGCGAGCCGGTGTCGCCGTACCTGGCGCTGCTCTACAGCCAGAGCCAGGAGGACCCCACCGCGTGCCTCGAGGTGTGGGACGAGATCGACGGCCAGATCACCGACCTCTTCCTGCGGGGCCAACGCGTCGGCGAGTTCCGGCCCGAGCTGCCCGCCGCGTGGCTGACCGAGGCGTTCTACAGCCTGGTCGCCGCGACCGACTGGTCGATCCGCGTGGGCCGCGTCGCACCCCGCGACGCGTCCCGCATCATCACCGACCTCCTTCTGAACGGAGTACGTCCCTCATGA
- a CDS encoding TrmH family RNA methyltransferase: MTDEPGPTEWGENPGVGPWPGSLPEDARYDPDLLRDGDTRNVVDAYRYWNREAIIADIDARRHPLHIAIENFGNDANIGGVVRTANAFAVHTVHIVGRRRWNRRGAMVTDRYQRLRHHDSTAALLDAAAADGLTVVAVDNVPGAKRIEEVTLPREALLIFGQEGPGITDDARAGAALTVSIAQFGSTRSINAAVAAGIAMHTWIRQHADLDLAW, encoded by the coding sequence ATGACCGACGAGCCCGGCCCGACCGAGTGGGGGGAGAACCCCGGGGTGGGGCCGTGGCCGGGATCGCTGCCCGAGGACGCCCGCTACGACCCCGACCTGTTGCGCGACGGCGACACCCGCAACGTCGTCGACGCCTACCGGTACTGGAACCGTGAGGCAATCATCGCCGACATCGACGCGCGCCGGCATCCGCTGCACATCGCGATCGAAAACTTCGGCAACGACGCCAACATCGGCGGCGTGGTGCGCACCGCCAACGCGTTCGCGGTGCACACCGTGCACATCGTGGGGCGACGGCGGTGGAACCGGCGCGGCGCCATGGTGACCGACCGCTACCAGCGGTTGCGCCACCACGACAGCACCGCGGCGCTGCTCGACGCGGCGGCCGCCGACGGGCTGACCGTGGTGGCGGTCGACAACGTGCCCGGCGCCAAGCGGATCGAGGAGGTGACGCTGCCCCGCGAGGCGCTGCTGATCTTCGGCCAGGAGGGCCCCGGCATCACCGACGACGCCCGGGCCGGCGCCGCGTTGACCGTCTCAATCGCGCAGTTCGGATCCACACGGAGCATCAACGCGGCGGTCGCCGCGGGCATCGCGATGCACACCTGGATCCGGCAGCACGCCGATCTCGACCTGGCCTGGTGA
- a CDS encoding helix-turn-helix domain-containing protein: MVRSPLTPQQRAAGRRLGAYLREARGDRKAADVAQAAAISPETLRKIETGRLATPAFTTVAALAAVLQIRLDDLARLCR; the protein is encoded by the coding sequence ATGGTGCGATCCCCCCTGACCCCGCAGCAGCGCGCGGCGGGCCGCCGGCTCGGCGCCTACCTGCGCGAGGCGCGCGGCGACCGCAAGGCGGCCGACGTCGCGCAGGCCGCCGCCATCTCCCCGGAGACGCTGCGCAAGATCGAGACCGGCCGGCTGGCCACGCCCGCGTTCACCACGGTCGCCGCGCTGGCGGCGGTGCTGCAGATCCGCCTCGACGACCTCGCCCGCCTCTGCCGCTAA
- a CDS encoding TetR/AcrR family transcriptional regulator — MFLDRGFDEVTVAQVAKEAGVSSVTVFKHFPRKEDLLFDRVEDAVAILRNAVRDRGAGVAVLTSLRDVAFRLVDERHALSGIKEGSIPFYRTVAGSPVLIARLREIAAELVQALRDALDADPDFSADAALFAALVIAGYSTILTATAQQVIAEGSPDPVVEDHRRRLGRLFDALQGGLEHS, encoded by the coding sequence ATGTTTCTCGATCGCGGCTTCGACGAGGTGACGGTCGCGCAGGTCGCCAAGGAGGCCGGGGTCTCGAGCGTCACGGTGTTCAAGCACTTCCCGCGCAAGGAGGATCTGCTCTTCGACCGCGTCGAGGACGCCGTCGCGATCCTGCGCAACGCGGTGCGCGACCGGGGGGCGGGCGTCGCCGTGTTGACGTCGCTGCGCGACGTGGCGTTCCGGCTCGTCGACGAACGGCACGCGCTGTCGGGCATCAAAGAGGGATCGATCCCCTTCTATCGGACCGTCGCGGGATCCCCGGTGCTGATCGCACGGCTGCGGGAGATCGCGGCCGAACTCGTGCAGGCGCTACGTGACGCACTCGACGCTGACCCGGACTTCAGTGCCGACGCGGCGCTGTTCGCGGCCCTCGTCATCGCCGGATACTCCACGATCCTCACCGCCACCGCGCAGCAGGTCATCGCCGAGGGGTCACCGGATCCCGTCGTCGAGGACCATCGCCGACGACTCGGCCGGCTCTTCGATGCGCTGCAGGGCGGACTCGAACACTCTTAG
- a CDS encoding MFS transporter produces the protein MTTPSIVSPRSLTQAWPALSGLSAVFLFEMLDNSILTVALPTIGRDLHASTTALQWVTGAYAVVFGALMLVLGAVADRVGRRRVMLLGLVLLAAASLATAFVTTAEQLVAVRVLTGVAAAMTTPGAMALAFRLFDDDTLRMRAITLISTVGLIGLAIGPTLGGFVVEVAPWQVLLLVNVPIALLAIVGVRFGIAADRPEDLHRDPVDVAGGVLGTAAIACALVAPTLFVEDGTRTWLPWATAAVAAAGCVAFVIRERTARFPLISLKLVAHPLVASGLAFKAASGLAIAGLGYLVTLQLQLDWGWPPALAAIGMLPQVAVLIAGSFVVNPFVRRVGSERAAWLSASAVVLGLAVYAVLGRFGYPWVAAALALVAAGLRVVGVVAAVNVLRGLPENRTTIGTALVDTSSEVTSGVGIAVSGTILAAMFSGTITAAYWTAAQTTQFRDAVTAAGLVLTAIAAVLVAFGIARNGWCQSRIRRWTSRRSQP, from the coding sequence ATGACGACTCCGAGCATTGTCTCTCCTCGCTCGCTCACCCAGGCCTGGCCCGCCCTTTCGGGCCTGTCGGCCGTGTTCCTTTTCGAGATGCTCGACAACTCGATCCTGACCGTCGCGCTGCCGACGATCGGCCGCGACCTGCACGCCTCCACCACCGCACTGCAGTGGGTGACGGGCGCGTACGCCGTTGTGTTCGGCGCGCTGATGCTCGTGCTCGGGGCCGTCGCCGACCGTGTCGGCCGGCGTCGTGTGATGCTGCTCGGCCTCGTGCTGCTCGCCGCCGCGAGCCTGGCAACCGCGTTCGTCACGACAGCCGAGCAGCTCGTCGCCGTACGCGTGCTGACCGGCGTCGCAGCGGCGATGACGACACCGGGCGCGATGGCGCTGGCCTTTCGACTGTTCGACGACGACACCCTCCGCATGCGGGCGATCACGCTGATCTCGACCGTGGGGTTGATCGGTCTCGCGATCGGCCCGACGCTCGGCGGGTTCGTCGTCGAGGTCGCGCCGTGGCAGGTGCTGCTGCTGGTCAACGTTCCGATCGCGCTGCTCGCGATCGTCGGCGTGCGCTTCGGCATCGCGGCCGACCGTCCCGAGGATCTGCATCGTGATCCGGTGGACGTCGCGGGAGGCGTTCTGGGCACCGCCGCGATCGCGTGCGCGCTGGTCGCGCCGACGCTGTTCGTCGAAGACGGCACCCGAACGTGGCTACCGTGGGCGACGGCAGCTGTGGCGGCGGCCGGATGCGTGGCGTTCGTCATCCGAGAGCGAACCGCACGGTTTCCGTTGATCTCGTTGAAGCTCGTGGCACACCCGCTGGTGGCGAGTGGGCTGGCGTTCAAGGCCGCATCCGGGCTCGCGATCGCGGGGCTCGGCTATCTGGTCACGCTGCAGCTCCAGCTCGATTGGGGCTGGCCCCCGGCGCTCGCCGCGATCGGGATGCTTCCGCAGGTCGCGGTGCTCATCGCGGGCAGCTTCGTCGTCAACCCGTTCGTCAGGCGTGTCGGGTCGGAACGCGCCGCCTGGCTCAGCGCATCGGCGGTCGTGCTCGGGCTCGCGGTCTACGCCGTGCTGGGCCGCTTCGGCTATCCGTGGGTCGCGGCGGCCCTCGCGCTCGTCGCGGCAGGCCTACGCGTCGTGGGGGTCGTCGCCGCGGTCAACGTCTTGCGCGGGCTTCCCGAGAACCGGACCACGATCGGCACGGCCCTGGTCGACACCTCCAGCGAGGTGACGTCCGGCGTCGGCATCGCTGTCAGCGGGACGATTCTCGCTGCGATGTTCTCCGGCACCATCACCGCCGCGTACTGGACCGCGGCCCAGACGACGCAGTTCCGCGACGCAGTCACCGCCGCGGGGCTCGTGCTGACCGCGATCGCCGCGGTACTCGTCGCCTTCGGAATCGCCCGGAACGGATGGTGCCAATCGCGTATTCGACGGTGGACATCCCGTCGCTCACAGCCGTGA
- the nhaA gene encoding Na+/H+ antiporter NhaA, which translates to MTEPATQRGFPLRPSRLSRGSTANKTGDNTAAALLLLFTVIAILWANSPWAHIYSTVLDTEIGLTVGEHHVAMSIKHLVNDGLMTFFFFIVGLEVTREFTIGELTDRSRAAVPVVAAIAGLVLPAVVFLAFNPSGENAQAWGVVISTDTAFLVGALAIIKPVFPARVRLFLLTLAVVDDVGALCVIALFYSDEIRVAPLIVAVVLLGALALVRFLPKARGPAYAVLGLALWISLYRGGVHPTLAGVAVALLIPVFTPERRPVERAVEQIRAFRQSPNSQYARAASRSLQESISINERLQTTVGPVVSFGILPLFALVNAGVKLDAASVGAALRSPLTWGIVAGLVIGKFVGITGATWFMRRTGLGVLAPGLTLRRIMGGAALSGIGFTISLFIVDIAIADPGRQDQARIGVLAASVLAFVFGWAIFRITDWLSPPEPVGLHLLRPIDPERDHARGRPDAPLTLVEYGDFECPFCSRATGSIDEVRDHFGDELLYVWRHFPLERAHPRAFDAARASEAAALQGRFWEMARQLFAHQDDLDWSDIYRYAVAAGCDIERFDADVRIHSSKVLHRVTDDAEDAEAMDLNATPTLFVNGKRHKGPWDAASLIRALEGTRASRL; encoded by the coding sequence GTGACTGAACCCGCCACCCAGCGCGGTTTCCCGCTGCGACCCTCGCGGCTGAGTCGCGGCAGCACCGCGAACAAGACGGGCGACAACACGGCCGCGGCGCTGCTGCTGCTCTTCACCGTCATCGCCATCCTGTGGGCGAATTCTCCTTGGGCGCATATCTATTCGACGGTGCTGGACACCGAGATCGGTCTCACCGTCGGCGAACACCACGTCGCGATGTCGATCAAGCACCTCGTCAACGACGGGCTGATGACGTTCTTCTTCTTCATCGTCGGTCTCGAGGTGACGCGCGAGTTCACCATCGGCGAGCTGACCGACCGGTCCCGCGCGGCGGTGCCGGTGGTCGCGGCGATCGCGGGTCTGGTGCTGCCGGCGGTGGTGTTCCTCGCCTTCAACCCGTCGGGGGAGAACGCCCAGGCCTGGGGCGTGGTGATCTCCACCGACACGGCGTTTCTGGTCGGCGCGCTGGCCATCATCAAACCCGTCTTCCCGGCCCGGGTCCGCCTGTTCCTGCTGACGCTGGCCGTCGTCGACGACGTCGGCGCGCTCTGCGTGATCGCGCTGTTCTACTCCGACGAGATCCGCGTCGCGCCACTGATCGTGGCGGTCGTGTTGCTCGGTGCGCTGGCGCTGGTCCGGTTCCTGCCGAAAGCGCGCGGTCCGGCGTACGCCGTGCTCGGGCTGGCACTGTGGATCTCGCTGTATCGGGGCGGCGTGCATCCGACCCTGGCCGGTGTCGCGGTCGCGCTGCTGATCCCGGTGTTCACCCCGGAGCGGCGGCCGGTCGAGCGGGCCGTCGAACAGATCCGCGCGTTCCGGCAGTCACCGAATTCCCAGTACGCGCGGGCGGCGAGCCGCTCACTGCAGGAATCGATCTCGATCAACGAACGGCTGCAGACCACGGTCGGGCCGGTCGTCTCGTTCGGCATCCTGCCGCTGTTCGCGTTGGTCAACGCCGGGGTGAAGCTCGACGCGGCGAGCGTCGGCGCGGCGCTGCGCTCGCCGCTGACGTGGGGCATCGTGGCGGGCCTGGTGATCGGAAAGTTCGTCGGCATCACGGGCGCGACGTGGTTCATGCGCCGTACCGGCCTGGGCGTGCTCGCGCCGGGCCTGACCCTGCGCCGGATCATGGGCGGGGCCGCGCTGTCGGGCATCGGCTTCACGATCTCGCTGTTCATCGTCGACATCGCGATCGCCGACCCCGGCCGACAGGACCAGGCCCGCATCGGCGTGCTGGCGGCGTCGGTGCTCGCGTTCGTCTTCGGCTGGGCGATCTTCCGGATCACCGACTGGCTCAGCCCGCCCGAGCCCGTCGGCCTGCACCTGCTCCGGCCGATCGATCCCGAGCGCGACCATGCCCGCGGGCGACCGGACGCACCCCTCACGCTGGTCGAGTACGGCGACTTCGAGTGTCCGTTCTGCAGCCGGGCGACCGGCTCGATCGACGAGGTACGCGACCACTTCGGCGACGAGTTGCTCTATGTGTGGCGGCATTTCCCGCTCGAGCGGGCGCACCCGCGGGCGTTCGACGCCGCCAGGGCCAGCGAGGCGGCGGCGCTGCAGGGCAGGTTCTGGGAGATGGCCCGCCAGCTGTTCGCCCACCAGGACGACCTCGACTGGTCCGACATCTACCGGTATGCGGTGGCCGCCGGCTGCGACATCGAACGGTTCGACGCGGACGTGCGAATCCACTCGTCGAAGGTGCTGCACCGGGTGACCGACGACGCCGAGGACGCCGAGGCGATGGACCTCAACGCGACGCCGACGCTGTTCGTCAACGGGAAGCGGCACAAGGGACCGTGGGACGCGGCGAGCCTGATCCGTGCGTTGGAAGGCACCCGTGCCTCACGGCTGTGA